The Corynebacterium jeddahense genome has a window encoding:
- a CDS encoding long-chain fatty-acid--CoA ligase, which yields MLSTMQEVPFSVARILEFGSTAHATTKCTTWRADGAEETTFADIGARAAAFANALHDDLGIDGDQRVSTLLYNCAEHLEVMFAVASKGAVFTPLNVQLMADQIAYVVNHSEAQLIVADPRLAEKLGTILEQCPKVRAVAFTGVEPLDAARQHMPDSVAVYSYEQLLDGRPTAYPWPELPENTAAALVYSTATTGAPKGVAYSHRSLWLEATGLRATDSLAVAHGETFLCCIPIYHVLSWGVPFAAFLAGTPLVLPDSDVSAPTLAKLIAGTHPRVAHGVPTLWIQLMVHYLHNPPERMSLQEIFVGGSPAPPALIKVWEERYGVDIVHCWGMTETSTVGTVARPPSGVSGEARWAYRISQGRFAPTLQYRVVNDGRVMASNDLTQGEIQVRGNMVAAEYYHSPTQEPGKLASAFRGEAVDDVRGHFTADGWLRTGDVGTVTNAGFMTLYDRARDVIRSGGEWIYSAQVENLIMESDDVVECAVIGIPDPKWGERPLAVTKLLAGIATDEATATRLREGLADTLPKWMAPEYWTFVDSIDKTSVGKFDKKDLRKHLERDEFDIITLPGPGSRTHGDPTSEQVQAMEVTHDGESEK from the coding sequence ATGCTTTCAACGATGCAGGAAGTGCCGTTCTCCGTCGCCCGCATCCTCGAGTTCGGCTCGACCGCGCACGCCACCACAAAGTGCACGACGTGGCGCGCGGACGGCGCGGAGGAGACGACGTTCGCTGACATCGGCGCCCGCGCCGCAGCGTTCGCGAACGCCCTGCACGACGACCTCGGCATTGACGGCGACCAGCGCGTGAGCACCCTCCTCTACAACTGCGCGGAGCACCTCGAGGTGATGTTCGCGGTCGCCTCGAAAGGTGCGGTGTTCACCCCGCTCAACGTCCAGCTCATGGCGGACCAGATCGCCTACGTGGTCAACCACTCCGAGGCGCAGCTCATCGTCGCCGACCCGCGCCTCGCCGAGAAGCTGGGTACCATCCTTGAGCAGTGCCCGAAGGTGCGGGCGGTCGCGTTCACGGGCGTCGAGCCTCTCGACGCCGCCCGGCAGCACATGCCCGACTCAGTCGCCGTCTACAGCTACGAGCAGCTCCTCGACGGTCGCCCCACCGCCTACCCCTGGCCGGAGCTGCCTGAGAACACCGCCGCCGCGCTCGTCTACTCCACCGCGACCACCGGCGCGCCGAAGGGCGTCGCCTACTCGCACCGCTCCCTCTGGCTCGAGGCGACGGGCCTGCGCGCGACCGATTCGCTCGCCGTCGCCCACGGCGAGACGTTTCTGTGCTGCATCCCCATCTACCACGTGCTCAGCTGGGGCGTGCCGTTCGCGGCGTTTCTCGCCGGCACGCCCCTCGTGTTGCCGGATTCGGACGTCTCGGCGCCCACCCTGGCCAAGCTCATCGCGGGCACGCACCCGCGCGTGGCGCACGGCGTGCCCACGCTGTGGATCCAGCTCATGGTCCACTACCTGCACAACCCGCCGGAGCGCATGAGCCTGCAGGAGATCTTCGTCGGCGGCTCCCCCGCCCCGCCCGCCCTGATCAAGGTGTGGGAGGAGCGCTACGGCGTGGACATCGTGCACTGCTGGGGCATGACGGAGACCTCGACGGTGGGCACGGTGGCGCGCCCGCCCTCAGGCGTGTCCGGCGAGGCGCGCTGGGCCTACCGCATCTCGCAGGGCCGCTTCGCGCCGACGCTGCAGTACCGCGTGGTCAACGACGGCCGGGTCATGGCGTCGAACGACCTCACCCAGGGCGAGATCCAGGTGCGCGGCAACATGGTCGCCGCCGAGTACTACCACTCGCCCACCCAGGAGCCGGGTAAGCTCGCGTCCGCGTTCCGCGGCGAGGCCGTCGACGACGTCCGCGGCCACTTCACGGCCGACGGCTGGCTGCGCACCGGCGACGTGGGCACGGTGACCAACGCCGGGTTCATGACGCTCTACGACCGAGCCCGCGACGTCATCCGCTCCGGCGGCGAGTGGATCTACTCGGCGCAGGTGGAGAACCTCATTATGGAGTCCGACGACGTTGTCGAGTGCGCCGTCATCGGCATCCCCGACCCGAAGTGGGGCGAGCGCCCGCTCGCGGTGACAAAGCTGCTTGCGGGCATCGCAACCGACGAGGCGACCGCGACGCGGCTACGCGAGGGCCTCGCCGACACACTGCCGAAGTGGATGGCGCCGGAGTACTGGACGTTCGTCG
- the rho gene encoding transcription termination factor Rho, whose translation MKLPELRKLAADQGLKGISGLRKGDLIQAITTGQVPKKVAAAAAEQQTADAPAADKPANREPQDAGSHEGAREGDDRDDADRGGSRSAARRARRNRARSQQDEQQRDMAEQGRGEPEGVEKQQRGGDDNRDNRDRDNRDNRDNNQDGQGGRNRNRNHNRDEHDDDNQGGGRRGRRGRRNRNRNNRDNQGNGGGNHNNGGNNEQHFDPEDLQDVAGIADVQDNGSAFIRTTGYRQSPSDVYVPQKLVRQSGLRSGDAVTGQVRVNGQAHQQGNGRNRKSYNQVVRVDTVNGQTTEAAKARKEFHKLTPLYPNRRLRLETEPKILTTRVIDLVMPIGKGQRALIVSPPKAGKTTIVQNIANAIATNNPECYLMVVLVDERPEEVTDMQRSVNGEVIASTFDRPPSEHTAVAELAIERAKRLVEMGQDVVVLLDSITRLGRAYNNSSPASGRILSGGVDSNALYPPKRFLGAARNIEEGGSLTIIATAMVETGSAGDTVIFEEFKGTGNAELKLDRKIAERRVFPAVDVNPSGTRKDELLMSPEEARVMHKLRRILSALEPQQAIDMLIKQLKKTKSNGEFLMGVASSAPMAQAETEEDYV comes from the coding sequence ATGAAGCTTCCCGAGCTGCGAAAACTCGCGGCGGACCAGGGACTGAAGGGTATCTCGGGGCTCCGCAAGGGTGACCTCATCCAGGCGATCACCACCGGCCAGGTGCCGAAGAAGGTGGCCGCGGCTGCCGCGGAGCAGCAGACCGCCGACGCGCCGGCCGCCGACAAGCCCGCCAACCGCGAGCCGCAGGACGCGGGCTCGCACGAGGGCGCTCGCGAGGGTGACGATCGCGACGATGCGGACCGCGGCGGATCCCGCTCCGCGGCCCGCCGCGCACGCCGCAACCGCGCCCGCTCCCAGCAGGACGAGCAGCAGCGCGACATGGCTGAGCAGGGGCGGGGCGAGCCGGAGGGCGTCGAGAAGCAGCAGCGCGGCGGCGATGACAACCGGGACAACCGCGACCGGGACAACCGGGACAACCGCGACAACAACCAGGACGGCCAGGGCGGGCGCAACCGGAATCGCAACCACAACCGCGACGAGCACGACGACGACAACCAGGGCGGCGGCCGCCGCGGACGCCGCGGGCGTCGCAACCGGAACCGCAACAACCGCGACAACCAGGGCAACGGGGGCGGCAACCACAACAACGGCGGCAACAACGAGCAGCACTTCGATCCGGAGGATCTGCAGGACGTTGCCGGCATCGCGGACGTGCAGGACAACGGCTCGGCGTTCATCCGCACGACGGGCTACCGCCAGTCGCCCTCGGACGTGTACGTGCCGCAGAAGCTCGTGCGCCAGTCCGGGCTGCGCTCCGGCGACGCGGTGACCGGCCAGGTCCGCGTGAACGGCCAGGCGCACCAGCAGGGCAACGGGCGCAACCGCAAGAGCTACAACCAGGTCGTGCGCGTGGACACCGTCAACGGCCAGACCACCGAGGCGGCGAAGGCGCGCAAGGAGTTCCACAAGCTCACCCCGCTGTACCCGAACCGCCGCCTGCGCCTGGAGACGGAGCCGAAGATCCTCACCACGCGCGTGATCGACCTCGTCATGCCGATTGGCAAGGGCCAGCGCGCGCTCATCGTCTCCCCGCCGAAGGCCGGTAAGACGACGATCGTGCAAAACATCGCCAACGCGATTGCCACGAACAACCCGGAGTGCTACCTCATGGTCGTGCTCGTGGACGAGCGCCCCGAGGAAGTCACGGACATGCAGCGCAGCGTCAACGGCGAGGTCATTGCCTCGACGTTCGACCGCCCGCCGTCAGAGCACACCGCCGTGGCGGAGCTGGCCATCGAGCGCGCGAAGCGCCTCGTGGAGATGGGCCAGGACGTCGTGGTTCTGCTCGACTCCATCACCCGCCTCGGCCGCGCGTACAACAACTCCTCGCCGGCGTCGGGCCGCATCCTTTCCGGCGGCGTGGACTCGAACGCGCTCTACCCGCCGAAGCGCTTCCTCGGCGCGGCGCGCAACATCGAGGAGGGCGGCTCGCTCACCATCATCGCCACCGCCATGGTGGAGACGGGCTCCGCGGGCGACACCGTCATCTTCGAGGAGTTCAAGGGCACCGGCAACGCGGAGCTCAAGCTCGACCGCAAGATCGCGGAGCGCCGCGTGTTCCCGGCCGTGGACGTCAACCCGTCCGGCACGCGCAAGGACGAGCTGCTCATGAGCCCGGAGGAGGCGCGCGTCATGCACAAGCTGCGCCGCATCCTCTCCGCGCTCGAGCCGCAGCAGGCCATCGACATGCTGATCAAGCAGCTGAAGAAGACGAAGTCGAACGGCGAGTTCCTCATGGGCGTGGCCAGCTCCGCGCCGATGGCGCAGGCGGAGACCGAGGAGGATTACGTCTAA
- the prfA gene encoding peptide chain release factor 1: MADNTQVSLVDDYVSEYQGIQAQMGDPDVAGDQEQFRKLSKRYAELQPIINVYNDLTQAREDHEAAAEMANEDKEFADEAKRLESEIVRLEEELADLLAPRDEHDGDDVIMELKAGAGGEEAALFAGDLARMYQKYCEKNALTWEVLDVAESDLGGVKDMTVAVKSKNPSRDGAWSKLKFEGGVHRVQRVPVTESQGRIQTSAAGVYVFPEADEVQSVDIDEKDLRVDVYRSSGKGGQGVNTTDSAVRITHLPTGIVVTCQNERSQIQNRARAMQVLQARLDQLEREKAEAEEAEGRASQVRTMDRSERIRTYNWPENRISDHRINYKANNLDSVLDGNMDDLITALQTHERQERLEAE; this comes from the coding sequence ATGGCAGACAATACGCAGGTTTCGCTTGTCGACGACTACGTGTCCGAGTACCAGGGCATCCAGGCCCAGATGGGCGACCCGGACGTCGCCGGCGACCAGGAGCAGTTCCGCAAACTGTCGAAGCGCTACGCGGAGCTCCAGCCGATCATCAACGTCTACAACGACCTCACACAGGCCCGCGAGGACCACGAGGCCGCCGCGGAGATGGCGAACGAGGACAAGGAGTTCGCCGACGAGGCGAAGCGCCTCGAGTCCGAGATCGTGCGCCTCGAGGAGGAGCTCGCCGACCTGCTCGCACCGCGCGACGAGCACGACGGCGACGACGTGATCATGGAGCTCAAGGCCGGCGCGGGCGGCGAGGAGGCGGCGCTGTTCGCCGGCGACCTCGCCCGCATGTACCAGAAGTACTGCGAGAAGAACGCCCTGACCTGGGAGGTCCTCGACGTCGCCGAGTCCGACCTCGGCGGCGTGAAGGACATGACCGTCGCGGTGAAGTCGAAGAACCCGTCGCGCGACGGCGCGTGGTCGAAGCTCAAGTTCGAGGGCGGCGTGCACCGCGTCCAGCGCGTGCCCGTCACCGAGTCCCAGGGCCGCATCCAGACCTCCGCGGCCGGCGTCTATGTCTTCCCGGAGGCGGACGAGGTGCAAAGCGTCGACATCGACGAGAAGGACCTGCGCGTCGACGTCTATCGCTCCTCCGGCAAGGGCGGCCAGGGCGTGAATACGACCGACTCGGCGGTGCGCATCACGCACCTGCCCACCGGCATCGTCGTCACCTGCCAGAACGAGCGCTCCCAGATCCAGAACCGCGCCCGCGCCATGCAGGTGCTCCAGGCCCGCCTCGACCAGCTCGAGCGCGAGAAGGCCGAGGCGGAGGAGGCCGAGGGCCGCGCCTCCCAGGTGCGCACCATGGACCGCTCCGAGCGCATCCGCACCTACAACTGGCCGGAGAACCGCATCTCGGACCACCGCATCAACTACAAGGCCAACAACCTCGATTCGGTGCTCGACGGCAACATGGACGACCTCATCACCGCCCTGCAGACCCACGAGCGCCAGGAGCGTCTTGAAGCCGAATAA
- the prmC gene encoding peptide chain release factor N(5)-glutamine methyltransferase has product MKPNNLRTTIARAEQTLAGAGVASPGVDARLLAAHILGVAPLELMFAEPPAGFDEAYAALVARRAAREPLQHITGTAPFAGVDLAVGPGVFIPRPETELLAEWAVRSLLDAPSATSHPIAVDLGSGSGAIAITIAHAVPSATVYAVERSAEARRYLERNVAALAPSIRIVPGDMTDPALLRELDGAVDVVAANPPYVPETPDLDAEVYADPHEAVFSGADGMDAIRGLVPVAARLLCPGGRLGIEHDDATSRDVQAVVRGSGAFGAPRVMQDLAGRARFVTASKLSA; this is encoded by the coding sequence TTGAAGCCGAATAACCTGCGCACCACCATCGCCCGCGCCGAGCAGACCCTTGCCGGCGCGGGCGTCGCGTCGCCGGGGGTCGACGCGCGCCTGCTCGCCGCGCACATCCTCGGCGTCGCGCCGCTCGAGCTCATGTTCGCCGAGCCGCCCGCGGGGTTCGACGAGGCGTACGCGGCACTCGTCGCCCGCCGCGCCGCCCGCGAGCCGCTGCAACACATCACCGGCACCGCGCCGTTTGCCGGCGTCGACCTCGCCGTCGGGCCCGGCGTGTTCATCCCCCGGCCCGAGACCGAACTCCTCGCCGAGTGGGCGGTGCGCTCGCTTCTCGACGCCCCTTCGGCAACATCTCACCCAATCGCCGTCGACCTCGGCTCCGGCTCCGGCGCGATCGCCATCACCATCGCGCACGCCGTTCCGTCCGCCACCGTCTATGCCGTGGAGCGCTCGGCCGAGGCGCGGCGGTACTTGGAGCGAAACGTGGCGGCGCTCGCGCCGTCGATACGCATTGTCCCCGGCGACATGACGGACCCGGCGCTCCTGCGCGAGCTCGACGGGGCGGTGGATGTGGTGGCGGCGAACCCGCCGTACGTGCCGGAGACCCCCGACCTCGACGCGGAGGTGTACGCCGACCCGCACGAGGCGGTGTTCTCCGGCGCGGACGGGATGGACGCGATCCGCGGGCTCGTGCCCGTCGCGGCGCGGCTGCTTTGCCCCGGCGGGCGCCTGGGCATCGAGCACGACGACGCAACCTCGCGCGACGTGCAGGCGGTGGTGCGCGGCAGCGGGGCGTTCGGTGCGCCGCGCGTAATGCAGGATCTCGCCGGGCGGGCCAGGTTTGTCACGGCGAGTAAGCTGTCCGCGTAA